The sequence below is a genomic window from Neomicrococcus aestuarii.
TAGTGGAGCGTCTTGATCCACCGATACGGTGGTGGCCGAAGGACCCTCAGCTGTAAAGCGGACGCTCACACGAGCCCGGGACGGATCCAGACTTTCCATCTCTAACAACCCACCGTGGACAACCTTCTGAACTTTTGCCCAGGGAAGCCAATGCCCCTCAACACTTTCTTCGCCCAGCTCACCATCCTCAATAGCAACGTGCGTGCCGCTGCCGAAGACTGTGTACTCGGACGGCCACCACAGATGGAGGTAATCAATGAATCCCTCGAACGCCTGGTCTGGTTCGACCGGAACTTTCACGGCATGCGAGAGTTCAGCAGAGTCTCCTGCTGCACTAGTCGGCGATGCCGGCTCTTCAGGCGGCACGGCATGAGAAAAGAGTGAGTCCATCAGTCGATTCTAGTCTTTTAAAGAGTTGTAGCCCTGCTCGTGGGGGAGCGGGGCTACGTGGTTGTTAAAGTGTGGAAGACCCTCACGTCGTTGTGGGGGTCTTCCTGTAAGGGTTGTCCGGCGGTGTCCTACTCTCCCACACCCTCCCGGGTGCAGTACCATTGGCGCTGTGGGTCTTAGCTTCCGGGTTCGGGATGGGTCCGGGCGTTTCCCCCACGCTATGGCCGCCGTAACTTTGGCGAACCAGCAACGTTCCACAAGTTGTGGTGTTGGGTTCAAGTATTCACATATGGTGTGGTGTCTACCCCCTGGATCCCGTTCGCACGGTTCCGTTTGCACGGATCCCGTTCACACGTTGTGTGTTTTGGGGGTGGGGGTGGTTTGTTGTTTCGGTGCTGTATGGTGGACGCGGCAGCTTTTCTGCTGGAATGTTCTCCCCCATTTTTCACACGGTGTGTGTTGGGGTGTGTTGTAAGTTGTTGGCCTATTAGTACAGGTCAGCTTCACGAGTCTTTAGTTCTCGCTTCCACATCCTGCCTATCAACCCAGTGGTCTAGCTGGGGGCCTTCAACACTCTAGGTGTATGGAAATCTTATCTTGAAGGAGGCTTCCCGCTTAGATGCTTTCAGCGGTTATCCTGTCCGAACGTAGC
It includes:
- a CDS encoding SRPBCC family protein — its product is MDSLFSHAVPPEEPASPTSAAGDSAELSHAVKVPVEPDQAFEGFIDYLHLWWPSEYTVFGSGTHVAIEDGELGEESVEGHWLPWAKVQKVVHGGLLEMESLDPSRARVSVRFTAEGPSATTVSVDQDAPLVILEQDQHPIVVSWLDVLGYYARFMGADTRSQDS